One Oceanispirochaeta sp. DNA window includes the following coding sequences:
- the pepT gene encoding peptidase T, with amino-acid sequence PHVSLNKLGYLIGTIPSNLESGEGKDVPCLGFMAHVDTASDAPGKGVKPLLHSNWDGSIIPLSGAVTLDPDLIPDMKDFVGDTIISSDGTTLLGADDKAGIAEIMTAVEILLSHPEVKHGPLEIIFTPDEETGCGMDKFPVKDLKSRFCFTLDGGREGELELECYNAWRVDLEFQGHVIHPGYARGTLVNAVSMASQFVSLLPRSESPEATDGRYGNYWPHAIEGTLDKAKVSVMIRDFNAEGARRRLEAVRQFARAVEASFPGGKITLTEKQQYQNMKQELDKYTELEPMMLKAYEKAGVLPLVKPIRGGTDGSKLTAMGVPTPNVFAGGFNFHSVREWIPLNSMVKAVKVVLALVNVGLEA; translated from the coding sequence TTCCTCATGTCTCATTGAATAAACTGGGATATCTTATCGGGACTATCCCATCCAATTTGGAGTCCGGAGAGGGTAAAGATGTTCCCTGTCTCGGGTTTATGGCTCATGTGGATACTGCCAGCGATGCCCCTGGGAAGGGTGTAAAACCCCTATTGCATTCGAATTGGGACGGTTCTATCATTCCTCTGAGTGGGGCTGTGACTCTTGACCCTGATTTGATCCCCGATATGAAAGACTTTGTGGGGGATACCATCATCAGTAGTGACGGAACAACCCTGCTGGGAGCCGATGATAAGGCGGGAATTGCAGAGATCATGACAGCAGTGGAAATCCTTCTCTCTCACCCGGAAGTCAAGCATGGTCCCCTGGAGATCATTTTTACTCCCGATGAAGAGACGGGCTGCGGAATGGACAAGTTTCCCGTGAAAGATCTCAAGTCCCGATTTTGTTTCACCCTGGACGGTGGACGTGAAGGAGAGTTGGAGCTGGAATGTTACAATGCCTGGCGAGTGGATCTGGAGTTTCAGGGTCATGTGATTCATCCCGGTTATGCCCGGGGAACTCTGGTCAATGCCGTATCTATGGCCTCCCAGTTTGTATCCCTTTTGCCCCGTAGTGAGAGTCCCGAGGCGACAGACGGACGTTATGGGAATTACTGGCCTCATGCCATCGAAGGAACTCTGGATAAGGCCAAGGTCTCAGTTATGATCCGGGATTTTAATGCAGAGGGTGCCCGGAGGCGTTTGGAGGCGGTGAGGCAGTTTGCCAGAGCCGTTGAAGCCTCCTTTCCCGGCGGGAAAATCACCCTGACTGAAAAGCAGCAGTACCAAAATATGAAACAGGAGCTGGATAAATACACGGAATTGGAACCTATGATGCTTAAGGCCTATGAAAAGGCTGGTGTTCTTCCCCTTGTAAAACCCATCCGCGGAGGAACAGACGGTTCCAAGCTGACGGCCATGGGAGTTCCCACTCCCAATGTCTTTGCAGGGGGCTTTAATTTTCACAGTGTCAGGGAGTGGATTCCACTGAATTCTATGGTCAAAGCCGTAAAAGTGGTGCTTGCCCTTGTAAATGTGGGACTCGAAGCCTAA